A window of Microbacterium lushaniae genomic DNA:
CGACGTGGACGAGCGCACCCACGGCATCCGCTCACTCGTGCGCGGCTCGCGCCGGTCGATCGAGTACCTCGAGAGCCTCGACGCCGACCCGCACGAATCCGTCGGCTTCCGTCTCGCAGCGCCGCCGTGACGGTGACTGCAGCGCCCAGAGGAATCCACGTCCCCCAGTGGTGGGGTCGTCATGCCGCCGATCAGAGACCGTGGCGACTGAGGAGCCCGCGCATTGCGGCAGTGAAGGCCGCGGGGTCCTCGAGGTTCGGGTAGTGCGCACCGGGGTGATCACGAACTCTCCCTGCTGCCCGCTTGGATGGCCGGTGGCCGATCCCACGTACCTGTGACCCGGTGTCGATGCGCGCGGATCTTCCTCCCGCGTCCCGGCGGGGTTAGCGTGAACCCACGCTCCCGCCCGGCGAGGAGCGCGGCACGAGCCGCCTGACCGGAGAGGGTCAGAGATGACCGAACAACAGCCATACGAGGTCGTACGCACGTTCGCCGAGTTCGAGCTGCGGCACTACCCGGAGCATGCCGTGGCTGAGGTCATGGTCGACGGCCGGTTCGAGGATGCGGGCAATCGCGCGTTCCGGTACCTGTTCTCCTACATCAGCGGCGAGAACGAGCCGGCCGAGAAGATGGCGATGACCGCTCCGGTCGTCCAGGAGAGGCAAGGCACGAAGATCGCCATGACAGCTCCCGTCGTCCGGGAACCGATCGACGGCGGGGCCGACACCCCAGACAGCGGCGACTACCTGGTCGCCTTCGTGCTTCCCGCCGCCCTCACCGCGGCGACCGCTCCGCGCCCCACCAATGCCAGGGTCCGCGTGCACGCCGTCCCCGAGCGCCTCGTCGCCGCGCTGCGCTATCGCGGCCGGTGGACGGAGGACGCGTATGAAGAACATCTCGACCGGCTGCGCGCGGCCCTCGC
This region includes:
- a CDS encoding SOUL family heme-binding protein produces the protein MTEQQPYEVVRTFAEFELRHYPEHAVAEVMVDGRFEDAGNRAFRYLFSYISGENEPAEKMAMTAPVVQERQGTKIAMTAPVVREPIDGGADTPDSGDYLVAFVLPAALTAATAPRPTNARVRVHAVPERLVAALRYRGRWTEDAYEEHLDRLRAALAAEGLAATGDARFARFDPPLWPAFLRHNEVMLDVSGQAIKEEERG